A genome region from Anolis carolinensis isolate JA03-04 chromosome 6, rAnoCar3.1.pri, whole genome shotgun sequence includes the following:
- the cfap141 gene encoding cilia- and flagella-associated protein 141 translates to MEPNKGKKMSPSHNATYEQILKEEEMLEKIHEFTRVLKSWDRGRRMNLQLQAQEQRCLERARKRQQAEKKEEVYFADKQLIMIRRAALRHLLSTEHLQYQLELNHLGKSFYAERL, encoded by the exons ATGGAACCcaataaagggaaaaaaatgtcACCAAGCCACAACGCCACGTATGAACAGATACTGAAAGAAGAAGAG ATGTTAGAGAAAATTCATGAGTTTACTAGAGTGCTCAAAAG CTGGGACCGTGGCCGCCGCATGAACCTCCAACTGCAAGCACAGGAGCAGAGGTGTTTAGAAAGAGCCAGGAAAAGGCAACaggcagaaaaaaaagaagaagtataCTTTGCTGATAAGCAACTGATAATG ATTCGGCGAGCAGCGTTACGTCATCTCCTAAGTACTGAGCATCTGCAATATCAACTGGAATTGaaccacttgggcaagtcattctATGCAGAGCGACTGTAA